A region of Uranotaenia lowii strain MFRU-FL unplaced genomic scaffold, ASM2978415v1 HiC_scaffold_60, whole genome shotgun sequence DNA encodes the following proteins:
- the LOC129760408 gene encoding centrosomin isoform X2, translated as MSGIFKYTPNRAAASTPNRRSAFGVTGFGGSPGHQQDATMDNSYSMGFRSPSMSALAGQTSPAQGRSLREYEEQMSALRKENFNLKLRIYFLEENTGMGGGSSASGSAGVGAVVGPTGSGSSLIGGHASVPPSSEGGAPENLFRQNIDLKVEVESLRRDLQEKQDLLCQAAKAMELMEASQRKADEQHQEIIGDMEHRLEMLQHEIKTMEAAERQQHQQIAASNATVNLTGRARFNETGLLDFLDKMEHRDLSVQDKLHSADMENAIRQCHEQNEELCHRIGELHKQLEEKERLISSMEADLNELRFECAEMKDKLEENDRSTSDAEVHRLKKDLFETKSELADKLCMLDDAETKLKEKTAEHLKSVHVVQNLLKTITEREKEIARLKRNSQISNPDNNETSNALAASAPIVDQNEQPVSQDEYDALCRRLKALQKKNDSLIQRITSGCTNDRSNENIIIKQLNEELIQAREETDKANRWRKECVELCQISTARLEELAGFLDSLLKNKEFSGSLSMDRRKAIRKAVDRSLDLSRSLNMSISVTGFSLPENSLAHLSCLSGFLDGTGVEESFLGNNKENKNFNSANIVGGSAAKVIESLEAENRELRGQLEGQRGRKSVEVKRRLIPVLTEPLSDSEAWSEPDRDVSLARIGLEERASVNNSASKGKPANGRGTILQELSSTSENEANIGLSRKQIQELKQLQESLQEKDSKILEIQSRLVDLDSKLQEERMKASRTQAELENTRHVNQRLEKENGVQMERISETEVRLNELTREIHQKDEIIEKLKKDREQAFVDLRVAVMKLDTLRSEHQEIQHKHQTQIDNLLAQERKRLENLRQELTESFDSQLKAKQASFDASLTESYISKNIYQEKIKELNELHFRLEDAHLNLVTMSEEESKLKHKVTEAEKSVQTMRKTLDETTLQASKAAIERTKALNEKRMLEDELKHVRTDLETIKAEKNKLNTQLVELQALMQAQAAQRSPPKRLNSSTSGAEGSAGSGYTSEELLVAGVNRCAIKTESSKRRLENSSPDLGIESDAGRLSNTESVGKQRGTETGTSPARPLLKTLELTKSMSDLLLVESKEEAKPQLNSSGEVEGGESNRLSVNHDCVKIEADFAELKRRYKQTRRHLELAYDSIKSSNKRKEQLERDIKQQIQKTNVVLKTVRTNMTNELEKSASGGALPSSSS; from the exons TGGAAGTCCCGGACACCAACAGGATGCCACCATGGATAACTCAT ATTCGATGGGCTTCCGGTCGCCGTCGATGAGCGCCCTGGCCGGCCAAACGTCCCCGGCCCAGGGCCGATCGTTGCGCGAGTATGAGGAGCAGATGTCCGCCCTGCGCAAGGAGAACTTCAACCTCAAGCTGCGCATTTACTTCCTGGAGGAGAACACTGGAATGGGTGGAGGCAGCAGTGCCAGTGGGAGTGCCGGCGTTGGAGCCGTCGTTGGGCCCACCGGCAGTGGATCCTCCCTGATCGGGGGTCACGCTTCTGTGCCTCCGTCTTCCGAGGGAGGTGCGCCGGAAAATTTGTTCCGCCAGAATATCGATCTGAAG GTTGAGGTGGAATCCCTGCGGCGTGATCTGCAAGAGAAGCAGGATCTGCTGTGCCAAGCGGCCAAAGCCATGGAGCTGATGGAGGCTAGCCAGCGGAAGGCCGACGAGCAACACCAGGAAATCATCGGCGACATGGAGCATCGATTGGAGATGCTGCAGCATGAAATTAAAACCATGGAGGCGGCCGAAAGGCAACAGCACCAGCAGATCGCTGCCAGTAATGCCACCGTGAATCTAACCGGTCGCGCTCGATTCAACGAAACCGGTCTGCTGGATTTCCTGGACAAGATGGAGCATCGCGATTTGAGCGTTCAGGATAAACTGCACAGCGCCGATATGGAGAATGCAATCCGGCAGTGCCACGAGCAGAACGAAGAACTCTGCCACAGGATCGGAGAGCTGCACAAACAGCTGGAGGAGAAGGAACGGTTGATTTCAAGCATGGAGGCCGATTTGAACGAACTACGGTTCGAGTGTGCCGAGATGAAGGACAAACTCGAGGAGAACGACAGATCAACGTCGGATGCAGAG GTTCATCGATTGAAGAAGGATCTCTTCGAGACAAAGTCCGAGCTGGCCGACAAGCTGTGCATGCTGGACGATGCCGAGACGAAGCTGAAGGAAAAGACCGCCGAGCATCTGAAGTCGGTCCACGTGGTTCAAAATTTGCTGAAAACGATCACCGAACGGGAGAAGGAAATCGCTCGGCTGAAGCGAAATTCG CAAATTTCGAACCCGGACAACAATGAAACATCCAACGCACTGGCAGCTTCTGCACCAATAGTGGACCAGAACGAGCAACCCGTTTCCCAGGACGAATACGACGCCCTGTGCCGGCGGTTGAAGGCGCTACAGAAGAAGAACGACAGCCTGATCCAACGGATTACCAGTGGCTGCACCAATGATCGCAGCAACGAGAACATCATCATCAAACAGCTGAACGAAGAACTGATTCAGGCGAGGGAGGAAACCGACAAAGCCAACCGGTGGCGCAAGGAATGCGTAGAGCTCTGCCAGATATCGACCGCCCGGCTGGAAGAACTGGCCGGCTTCCTGGATTCGCTTCTTAAGAACAAAGAGTTTAGTGGCTCGCTTTCGATGGATCGGAGGAAGGCGATCAGAAAGGCTGTAGACAGGAGCCTGGACTTGAGCAGGAGTTTGAACATGTCGATATCGGTAACTGGATTTTCGCTTCCTGAAAATAGTTTGGCTCATTTGAGCTGTTTGAGCGGCTTCCTCGATGGAACAGGGGTAGAAGAAAGCTTCTTAGGAAACAATAAGGAGAACAAGAATTTCAATTCTGCGAATATTGTCGGTGGAAGTGCGGCCAAGGTCATTGAAAGTCTGGAAGCCGAAAATCGTGAATTGCGAGGACAGCTCGAAGGCCAACGTGGTCGAAAGAGTGTCGAAGTAAAAAGAAGGTTGATACCCGTACTGACGGAACCTCTTTCAGATTCGGAAGCATGGTCTGAACCGGATCGAGATGTTTCTTTGGCCCGTATCGGGCTGGAAGAACGAGCATCTGTTAACAACTCGGCCAGTAAAGGAAAGCCTGCCAATGGCAGAGGAACCATCCTTCAGGAACTTAGTTCCACCTCTGAGAATGAGGCCAACATTGGTCTATCTAGAAAGCAAATCCAAGAGCTCAAACAACTACAAGAAAGTCTGCAAGAGAAGGATAGTAAAATTCTGGAGATCCAAAGTCGGTTAGTAGACTTGGACAGTAAGCTTCAGGAAGAAAGAATGAAGGCCTCAAGAACCCAGGCAGAATTAGAAAATACTCGTCACGTAAATCAACGGCTAGAGAAAGAAAATGGTGTTCAAATGGAACGAATCAGTGAAACGGAAGTGCGGCTGAACGAACTCACCCGTGAAATTCACCAGAAAGATGAAATTATCGAAAAGCTCAAGAAAGATAGAGAGCAAGCATTCGTTGATCTACGAGTCGCGGTCATGAAACTCGATACACTGCGCTCCGAACATCAGGAAATTCAACATAAACACCAAACCCAAATAGACAACTTACTTGCTCAAGAAAGAAAACGCTTAGAAAATCTCCGTCAGGAACTAACAGAGTCTTTCGACAGTCAATTAAAAGCTAAACAAGCATCCTTTGATGCTAGCCTTACAGAAAGCTACATATCCAAAAACATCtaccaagaaaaaataaaagaactaAACGAGCTGCACTTCCGGCTAGAAGACGCCCATCTAAATTTAGTTACAATGTCCGAAGAGGAATCAAAACTCAAGCACAAAGTGACCGAGGCCGAAAAGAGTGTACAAACCATGCGCAAGACATTGGATGAAACCACCCTTCAGGCTTCCAAGGCTGCCATTGAACGAACAAAGGCACTCAACGAAAAACGGATGCTTGAAGACGAACTAAAACACGTTCGCACGGACCTTGAAACCATCAAGGCagagaaaaacaaactcaacACACAATTAGTAGAGCTTCAAGCATTAATGCAGGCCCAAGCAGCCCAACGATCACCACCCAAACGCCTCAACAGTAGCACATCTGGTGCCGAAGGATCTGCCGGATCCGGATATACATCGGAAGAACTGCTCGTAGCAGGAGTCAATCGGTGCGCCATCAAAACCGAAAGCAGCAAACGTCGGCTGGAGAACTCTTCGCCCGATCTCGGTATCGAAAGTGACGCCGGGCGCCTGTCCAACACCGAAAGCGTCGGTAAGCAGAGGGGAACGGAAACCGGAACAAGTCCGGCAAGGCCACTGCTCAAAACACTGGAACTCACCAAGTCAATGAGCGACCTGTTGCTAGTGGAATCGAAAGAAGAAG CCAAACCGCAGCTCAATTCGTCTGGGGAGGTCGAAGGCGGTGAGAGTAACCGATTGTCCGTGAATCACGATTGCGTCAAAATCGAGGCCGACTTTGCCGAGCTGAAGCGTCGCTACAAGCAAACCCGGCGGCACCTGGAGCTCGCCTACGACAGTATCAAATCGTCCAACAAACGTAAGGAGCAGTTGGAACGGGATATCAAGCAGCAAATCCAGAAGACGAACGTGGTGCTGAAAACGGTCCGCACAAACATGACCAACGAGCTGGAGAAGTCTGCCTCCGGTGGCGCCTTGCCGTCGAGCAGTAGCTAG
- the LOC129760408 gene encoding centrosomin isoform X1, with protein MSGIFKYTPNRAAASTPNRRSAFGVTGFGGSPGHQQDATMDNSYSMGFRSPSMSALAGQTSPAQGRSLREYEEQMSALRKENFNLKLRIYFLEENTGMGGGSSASGSAGVGAVVGPTGSGSSLIGGHASVPPSSEGGAPENLFRQNIDLKVEVESLRRDLQEKQDLLCQAAKAMELMEASQRKADEQHQEIIGDMEHRLEMLQHEIKTMEAAERQQHQQIAASNATVNLTGRARFNETGLLDFLDKMEHRDLSVQDKLHSADMENAIRQCHEQNEELCHRIGELHKQLEEKERLISSMEADLNELRFECAEMKDKLEENDRSTSDAEVHRLKKDLFETKSELADKLCMLDDAETKLKEKTAEHLKSVHVVQNLLKTITEREKEIARLKRNSNSEPTAKEPAVKKQISNPDNNETSNALAASAPIVDQNEQPVSQDEYDALCRRLKALQKKNDSLIQRITSGCTNDRSNENIIIKQLNEELIQAREETDKANRWRKECVELCQISTARLEELAGFLDSLLKNKEFSGSLSMDRRKAIRKAVDRSLDLSRSLNMSISVTGFSLPENSLAHLSCLSGFLDGTGVEESFLGNNKENKNFNSANIVGGSAAKVIESLEAENRELRGQLEGQRGRKSVEVKRRLIPVLTEPLSDSEAWSEPDRDVSLARIGLEERASVNNSASKGKPANGRGTILQELSSTSENEANIGLSRKQIQELKQLQESLQEKDSKILEIQSRLVDLDSKLQEERMKASRTQAELENTRHVNQRLEKENGVQMERISETEVRLNELTREIHQKDEIIEKLKKDREQAFVDLRVAVMKLDTLRSEHQEIQHKHQTQIDNLLAQERKRLENLRQELTESFDSQLKAKQASFDASLTESYISKNIYQEKIKELNELHFRLEDAHLNLVTMSEEESKLKHKVTEAEKSVQTMRKTLDETTLQASKAAIERTKALNEKRMLEDELKHVRTDLETIKAEKNKLNTQLVELQALMQAQAAQRSPPKRLNSSTSGAEGSAGSGYTSEELLVAGVNRCAIKTESSKRRLENSSPDLGIESDAGRLSNTESVGKQRGTETGTSPARPLLKTLELTKSMSDLLLVESKEEAKPQLNSSGEVEGGESNRLSVNHDCVKIEADFAELKRRYKQTRRHLELAYDSIKSSNKRKEQLERDIKQQIQKTNVVLKTVRTNMTNELEKSASGGALPSSSS; from the exons TGGAAGTCCCGGACACCAACAGGATGCCACCATGGATAACTCAT ATTCGATGGGCTTCCGGTCGCCGTCGATGAGCGCCCTGGCCGGCCAAACGTCCCCGGCCCAGGGCCGATCGTTGCGCGAGTATGAGGAGCAGATGTCCGCCCTGCGCAAGGAGAACTTCAACCTCAAGCTGCGCATTTACTTCCTGGAGGAGAACACTGGAATGGGTGGAGGCAGCAGTGCCAGTGGGAGTGCCGGCGTTGGAGCCGTCGTTGGGCCCACCGGCAGTGGATCCTCCCTGATCGGGGGTCACGCTTCTGTGCCTCCGTCTTCCGAGGGAGGTGCGCCGGAAAATTTGTTCCGCCAGAATATCGATCTGAAG GTTGAGGTGGAATCCCTGCGGCGTGATCTGCAAGAGAAGCAGGATCTGCTGTGCCAAGCGGCCAAAGCCATGGAGCTGATGGAGGCTAGCCAGCGGAAGGCCGACGAGCAACACCAGGAAATCATCGGCGACATGGAGCATCGATTGGAGATGCTGCAGCATGAAATTAAAACCATGGAGGCGGCCGAAAGGCAACAGCACCAGCAGATCGCTGCCAGTAATGCCACCGTGAATCTAACCGGTCGCGCTCGATTCAACGAAACCGGTCTGCTGGATTTCCTGGACAAGATGGAGCATCGCGATTTGAGCGTTCAGGATAAACTGCACAGCGCCGATATGGAGAATGCAATCCGGCAGTGCCACGAGCAGAACGAAGAACTCTGCCACAGGATCGGAGAGCTGCACAAACAGCTGGAGGAGAAGGAACGGTTGATTTCAAGCATGGAGGCCGATTTGAACGAACTACGGTTCGAGTGTGCCGAGATGAAGGACAAACTCGAGGAGAACGACAGATCAACGTCGGATGCAGAG GTTCATCGATTGAAGAAGGATCTCTTCGAGACAAAGTCCGAGCTGGCCGACAAGCTGTGCATGCTGGACGATGCCGAGACGAAGCTGAAGGAAAAGACCGCCGAGCATCTGAAGTCGGTCCACGTGGTTCAAAATTTGCTGAAAACGATCACCGAACGGGAGAAGGAAATCGCTCGGCTGAAGCGAAATTCG AACTCAGAACCAACCGCCAAAGAACCCGCCGTTAAAAAG CAAATTTCGAACCCGGACAACAATGAAACATCCAACGCACTGGCAGCTTCTGCACCAATAGTGGACCAGAACGAGCAACCCGTTTCCCAGGACGAATACGACGCCCTGTGCCGGCGGTTGAAGGCGCTACAGAAGAAGAACGACAGCCTGATCCAACGGATTACCAGTGGCTGCACCAATGATCGCAGCAACGAGAACATCATCATCAAACAGCTGAACGAAGAACTGATTCAGGCGAGGGAGGAAACCGACAAAGCCAACCGGTGGCGCAAGGAATGCGTAGAGCTCTGCCAGATATCGACCGCCCGGCTGGAAGAACTGGCCGGCTTCCTGGATTCGCTTCTTAAGAACAAAGAGTTTAGTGGCTCGCTTTCGATGGATCGGAGGAAGGCGATCAGAAAGGCTGTAGACAGGAGCCTGGACTTGAGCAGGAGTTTGAACATGTCGATATCGGTAACTGGATTTTCGCTTCCTGAAAATAGTTTGGCTCATTTGAGCTGTTTGAGCGGCTTCCTCGATGGAACAGGGGTAGAAGAAAGCTTCTTAGGAAACAATAAGGAGAACAAGAATTTCAATTCTGCGAATATTGTCGGTGGAAGTGCGGCCAAGGTCATTGAAAGTCTGGAAGCCGAAAATCGTGAATTGCGAGGACAGCTCGAAGGCCAACGTGGTCGAAAGAGTGTCGAAGTAAAAAGAAGGTTGATACCCGTACTGACGGAACCTCTTTCAGATTCGGAAGCATGGTCTGAACCGGATCGAGATGTTTCTTTGGCCCGTATCGGGCTGGAAGAACGAGCATCTGTTAACAACTCGGCCAGTAAAGGAAAGCCTGCCAATGGCAGAGGAACCATCCTTCAGGAACTTAGTTCCACCTCTGAGAATGAGGCCAACATTGGTCTATCTAGAAAGCAAATCCAAGAGCTCAAACAACTACAAGAAAGTCTGCAAGAGAAGGATAGTAAAATTCTGGAGATCCAAAGTCGGTTAGTAGACTTGGACAGTAAGCTTCAGGAAGAAAGAATGAAGGCCTCAAGAACCCAGGCAGAATTAGAAAATACTCGTCACGTAAATCAACGGCTAGAGAAAGAAAATGGTGTTCAAATGGAACGAATCAGTGAAACGGAAGTGCGGCTGAACGAACTCACCCGTGAAATTCACCAGAAAGATGAAATTATCGAAAAGCTCAAGAAAGATAGAGAGCAAGCATTCGTTGATCTACGAGTCGCGGTCATGAAACTCGATACACTGCGCTCCGAACATCAGGAAATTCAACATAAACACCAAACCCAAATAGACAACTTACTTGCTCAAGAAAGAAAACGCTTAGAAAATCTCCGTCAGGAACTAACAGAGTCTTTCGACAGTCAATTAAAAGCTAAACAAGCATCCTTTGATGCTAGCCTTACAGAAAGCTACATATCCAAAAACATCtaccaagaaaaaataaaagaactaAACGAGCTGCACTTCCGGCTAGAAGACGCCCATCTAAATTTAGTTACAATGTCCGAAGAGGAATCAAAACTCAAGCACAAAGTGACCGAGGCCGAAAAGAGTGTACAAACCATGCGCAAGACATTGGATGAAACCACCCTTCAGGCTTCCAAGGCTGCCATTGAACGAACAAAGGCACTCAACGAAAAACGGATGCTTGAAGACGAACTAAAACACGTTCGCACGGACCTTGAAACCATCAAGGCagagaaaaacaaactcaacACACAATTAGTAGAGCTTCAAGCATTAATGCAGGCCCAAGCAGCCCAACGATCACCACCCAAACGCCTCAACAGTAGCACATCTGGTGCCGAAGGATCTGCCGGATCCGGATATACATCGGAAGAACTGCTCGTAGCAGGAGTCAATCGGTGCGCCATCAAAACCGAAAGCAGCAAACGTCGGCTGGAGAACTCTTCGCCCGATCTCGGTATCGAAAGTGACGCCGGGCGCCTGTCCAACACCGAAAGCGTCGGTAAGCAGAGGGGAACGGAAACCGGAACAAGTCCGGCAAGGCCACTGCTCAAAACACTGGAACTCACCAAGTCAATGAGCGACCTGTTGCTAGTGGAATCGAAAGAAGAAG CCAAACCGCAGCTCAATTCGTCTGGGGAGGTCGAAGGCGGTGAGAGTAACCGATTGTCCGTGAATCACGATTGCGTCAAAATCGAGGCCGACTTTGCCGAGCTGAAGCGTCGCTACAAGCAAACCCGGCGGCACCTGGAGCTCGCCTACGACAGTATCAAATCGTCCAACAAACGTAAGGAGCAGTTGGAACGGGATATCAAGCAGCAAATCCAGAAGACGAACGTGGTGCTGAAAACGGTCCGCACAAACATGACCAACGAGCTGGAGAAGTCTGCCTCCGGTGGCGCCTTGCCGTCGAGCAGTAGCTAG
- the LOC129760408 gene encoding centrosomin isoform X3, with protein MDNSYSMGFRSPSMSALAGQTSPAQGRSLREYEEQMSALRKENFNLKLRIYFLEENTGMGGGSSASGSAGVGAVVGPTGSGSSLIGGHASVPPSSEGGAPENLFRQNIDLKVEVESLRRDLQEKQDLLCQAAKAMELMEASQRKADEQHQEIIGDMEHRLEMLQHEIKTMEAAERQQHQQIAASNATVNLTGRARFNETGLLDFLDKMEHRDLSVQDKLHSADMENAIRQCHEQNEELCHRIGELHKQLEEKERLISSMEADLNELRFECAEMKDKLEENDRSTSDAEVHRLKKDLFETKSELADKLCMLDDAETKLKEKTAEHLKSVHVVQNLLKTITEREKEIARLKRNSNSEPTAKEPAVKKQISNPDNNETSNALAASAPIVDQNEQPVSQDEYDALCRRLKALQKKNDSLIQRITSGCTNDRSNENIIIKQLNEELIQAREETDKANRWRKECVELCQISTARLEELAGFLDSLLKNKEFSGSLSMDRRKAIRKAVDRSLDLSRSLNMSISVTGFSLPENSLAHLSCLSGFLDGTGVEESFLGNNKENKNFNSANIVGGSAAKVIESLEAENRELRGQLEGQRGRKSVEVKRRLIPVLTEPLSDSEAWSEPDRDVSLARIGLEERASVNNSASKGKPANGRGTILQELSSTSENEANIGLSRKQIQELKQLQESLQEKDSKILEIQSRLVDLDSKLQEERMKASRTQAELENTRHVNQRLEKENGVQMERISETEVRLNELTREIHQKDEIIEKLKKDREQAFVDLRVAVMKLDTLRSEHQEIQHKHQTQIDNLLAQERKRLENLRQELTESFDSQLKAKQASFDASLTESYISKNIYQEKIKELNELHFRLEDAHLNLVTMSEEESKLKHKVTEAEKSVQTMRKTLDETTLQASKAAIERTKALNEKRMLEDELKHVRTDLETIKAEKNKLNTQLVELQALMQAQAAQRSPPKRLNSSTSGAEGSAGSGYTSEELLVAGVNRCAIKTESSKRRLENSSPDLGIESDAGRLSNTESVGKQRGTETGTSPARPLLKTLELTKSMSDLLLVESKEEAKPQLNSSGEVEGGESNRLSVNHDCVKIEADFAELKRRYKQTRRHLELAYDSIKSSNKRKEQLERDIKQQIQKTNVVLKTVRTNMTNELEKSASGGALPSSSS; from the exons ATGGATAACTCAT ATTCGATGGGCTTCCGGTCGCCGTCGATGAGCGCCCTGGCCGGCCAAACGTCCCCGGCCCAGGGCCGATCGTTGCGCGAGTATGAGGAGCAGATGTCCGCCCTGCGCAAGGAGAACTTCAACCTCAAGCTGCGCATTTACTTCCTGGAGGAGAACACTGGAATGGGTGGAGGCAGCAGTGCCAGTGGGAGTGCCGGCGTTGGAGCCGTCGTTGGGCCCACCGGCAGTGGATCCTCCCTGATCGGGGGTCACGCTTCTGTGCCTCCGTCTTCCGAGGGAGGTGCGCCGGAAAATTTGTTCCGCCAGAATATCGATCTGAAG GTTGAGGTGGAATCCCTGCGGCGTGATCTGCAAGAGAAGCAGGATCTGCTGTGCCAAGCGGCCAAAGCCATGGAGCTGATGGAGGCTAGCCAGCGGAAGGCCGACGAGCAACACCAGGAAATCATCGGCGACATGGAGCATCGATTGGAGATGCTGCAGCATGAAATTAAAACCATGGAGGCGGCCGAAAGGCAACAGCACCAGCAGATCGCTGCCAGTAATGCCACCGTGAATCTAACCGGTCGCGCTCGATTCAACGAAACCGGTCTGCTGGATTTCCTGGACAAGATGGAGCATCGCGATTTGAGCGTTCAGGATAAACTGCACAGCGCCGATATGGAGAATGCAATCCGGCAGTGCCACGAGCAGAACGAAGAACTCTGCCACAGGATCGGAGAGCTGCACAAACAGCTGGAGGAGAAGGAACGGTTGATTTCAAGCATGGAGGCCGATTTGAACGAACTACGGTTCGAGTGTGCCGAGATGAAGGACAAACTCGAGGAGAACGACAGATCAACGTCGGATGCAGAG GTTCATCGATTGAAGAAGGATCTCTTCGAGACAAAGTCCGAGCTGGCCGACAAGCTGTGCATGCTGGACGATGCCGAGACGAAGCTGAAGGAAAAGACCGCCGAGCATCTGAAGTCGGTCCACGTGGTTCAAAATTTGCTGAAAACGATCACCGAACGGGAGAAGGAAATCGCTCGGCTGAAGCGAAATTCG AACTCAGAACCAACCGCCAAAGAACCCGCCGTTAAAAAG CAAATTTCGAACCCGGACAACAATGAAACATCCAACGCACTGGCAGCTTCTGCACCAATAGTGGACCAGAACGAGCAACCCGTTTCCCAGGACGAATACGACGCCCTGTGCCGGCGGTTGAAGGCGCTACAGAAGAAGAACGACAGCCTGATCCAACGGATTACCAGTGGCTGCACCAATGATCGCAGCAACGAGAACATCATCATCAAACAGCTGAACGAAGAACTGATTCAGGCGAGGGAGGAAACCGACAAAGCCAACCGGTGGCGCAAGGAATGCGTAGAGCTCTGCCAGATATCGACCGCCCGGCTGGAAGAACTGGCCGGCTTCCTGGATTCGCTTCTTAAGAACAAAGAGTTTAGTGGCTCGCTTTCGATGGATCGGAGGAAGGCGATCAGAAAGGCTGTAGACAGGAGCCTGGACTTGAGCAGGAGTTTGAACATGTCGATATCGGTAACTGGATTTTCGCTTCCTGAAAATAGTTTGGCTCATTTGAGCTGTTTGAGCGGCTTCCTCGATGGAACAGGGGTAGAAGAAAGCTTCTTAGGAAACAATAAGGAGAACAAGAATTTCAATTCTGCGAATATTGTCGGTGGAAGTGCGGCCAAGGTCATTGAAAGTCTGGAAGCCGAAAATCGTGAATTGCGAGGACAGCTCGAAGGCCAACGTGGTCGAAAGAGTGTCGAAGTAAAAAGAAGGTTGATACCCGTACTGACGGAACCTCTTTCAGATTCGGAAGCATGGTCTGAACCGGATCGAGATGTTTCTTTGGCCCGTATCGGGCTGGAAGAACGAGCATCTGTTAACAACTCGGCCAGTAAAGGAAAGCCTGCCAATGGCAGAGGAACCATCCTTCAGGAACTTAGTTCCACCTCTGAGAATGAGGCCAACATTGGTCTATCTAGAAAGCAAATCCAAGAGCTCAAACAACTACAAGAAAGTCTGCAAGAGAAGGATAGTAAAATTCTGGAGATCCAAAGTCGGTTAGTAGACTTGGACAGTAAGCTTCAGGAAGAAAGAATGAAGGCCTCAAGAACCCAGGCAGAATTAGAAAATACTCGTCACGTAAATCAACGGCTAGAGAAAGAAAATGGTGTTCAAATGGAACGAATCAGTGAAACGGAAGTGCGGCTGAACGAACTCACCCGTGAAATTCACCAGAAAGATGAAATTATCGAAAAGCTCAAGAAAGATAGAGAGCAAGCATTCGTTGATCTACGAGTCGCGGTCATGAAACTCGATACACTGCGCTCCGAACATCAGGAAATTCAACATAAACACCAAACCCAAATAGACAACTTACTTGCTCAAGAAAGAAAACGCTTAGAAAATCTCCGTCAGGAACTAACAGAGTCTTTCGACAGTCAATTAAAAGCTAAACAAGCATCCTTTGATGCTAGCCTTACAGAAAGCTACATATCCAAAAACATCtaccaagaaaaaataaaagaactaAACGAGCTGCACTTCCGGCTAGAAGACGCCCATCTAAATTTAGTTACAATGTCCGAAGAGGAATCAAAACTCAAGCACAAAGTGACCGAGGCCGAAAAGAGTGTACAAACCATGCGCAAGACATTGGATGAAACCACCCTTCAGGCTTCCAAGGCTGCCATTGAACGAACAAAGGCACTCAACGAAAAACGGATGCTTGAAGACGAACTAAAACACGTTCGCACGGACCTTGAAACCATCAAGGCagagaaaaacaaactcaacACACAATTAGTAGAGCTTCAAGCATTAATGCAGGCCCAAGCAGCCCAACGATCACCACCCAAACGCCTCAACAGTAGCACATCTGGTGCCGAAGGATCTGCCGGATCCGGATATACATCGGAAGAACTGCTCGTAGCAGGAGTCAATCGGTGCGCCATCAAAACCGAAAGCAGCAAACGTCGGCTGGAGAACTCTTCGCCCGATCTCGGTATCGAAAGTGACGCCGGGCGCCTGTCCAACACCGAAAGCGTCGGTAAGCAGAGGGGAACGGAAACCGGAACAAGTCCGGCAAGGCCACTGCTCAAAACACTGGAACTCACCAAGTCAATGAGCGACCTGTTGCTAGTGGAATCGAAAGAAGAAG CCAAACCGCAGCTCAATTCGTCTGGGGAGGTCGAAGGCGGTGAGAGTAACCGATTGTCCGTGAATCACGATTGCGTCAAAATCGAGGCCGACTTTGCCGAGCTGAAGCGTCGCTACAAGCAAACCCGGCGGCACCTGGAGCTCGCCTACGACAGTATCAAATCGTCCAACAAACGTAAGGAGCAGTTGGAACGGGATATCAAGCAGCAAATCCAGAAGACGAACGTGGTGCTGAAAACGGTCCGCACAAACATGACCAACGAGCTGGAGAAGTCTGCCTCCGGTGGCGCCTTGCCGTCGAGCAGTAGCTAG